The following are encoded in a window of Variovorax paradoxus genomic DNA:
- a CDS encoding RNA polymerase sigma factor yields MPENALPALRDFLVARYDELKQRLARRLGNAERASDALQDTWLRLESRDDIDGVHDPAAYLLRVAVNLAYDQLAKQGRLATSDEIEALLDETPDPAPGPAQIAQDRAELAALRALIERLPPRRRQVLVMVRWQHLPQREVAARLGISLRTVEKELKEAHDHIAARMGRALRAKEPHDK; encoded by the coding sequence ATGCCCGAGAACGCACTGCCCGCATTGCGCGACTTTCTGGTCGCGCGCTACGACGAGCTCAAGCAGCGGCTCGCGCGGCGGCTCGGCAACGCCGAGCGTGCGAGCGATGCGCTGCAGGACACCTGGCTGCGCCTGGAAAGCCGCGACGACATCGACGGCGTGCACGACCCCGCGGCCTACCTGCTGCGCGTGGCGGTCAACCTGGCCTACGACCAGCTCGCGAAGCAGGGGAGGCTCGCCACATCCGACGAGATCGAGGCGCTGCTCGACGAAACGCCCGACCCTGCACCGGGGCCCGCGCAGATCGCGCAAGACCGCGCGGAGCTGGCCGCGCTGCGCGCGCTCATCGAGCGCCTGCCGCCACGGCGTCGGCAGGTGCTGGTGATGGTGCGCTGGCAGCACCTGCCGCAGCGCGAGGTGGCGGCGCGGCTCGGCATCTCGCTGCGCACGGTGGAGAAGGAACTGAAGGAGGCGCATGACCACATCGCCGCCCGCATGGGCCGTGCGCTCAGAGCAAAGGAGCCGCATGACAAATAA
- a CDS encoding FecR family protein, whose amino-acid sequence MTPPDAHAQALREAQAWLRRLSSGAATQHDVEGFRRWRDGDPLHQPALAQARRLWQALDTAIGGMPAEIQRPSVSSPRPVAARRAFLGAAVGAAGAAGVAVVSPPLGLWPSLGEWNADYRTATGEQRAVQVAEGVDLTLNTQTSVQRRSVEGRVVGIDLIAGEAAVDLVAGPQPFGVVAGAARSEAQAGRFEVRYLAGRGCVTCLEGRVRVTHPSGTRELQAGEQVLYDAGALGPVAGVATGEPSAWRSGVLVFRQTPLAHVIDEINRYRPGRVVLLAQRLAGREVSGRFAIASLDTVLVQIQRSYDLEARALPGGVLLLS is encoded by the coding sequence ATGACCCCGCCCGATGCACACGCCCAGGCCTTGCGCGAAGCGCAGGCCTGGCTGCGCCGGCTGTCGTCCGGCGCGGCCACGCAGCACGACGTCGAAGGCTTTCGCCGCTGGCGCGACGGCGACCCGCTGCACCAGCCCGCACTCGCACAGGCCCGGCGCCTGTGGCAGGCGCTCGACACGGCCATCGGCGGCATGCCGGCCGAAATTCAACGACCTTCCGTGTCGTCTCCGAGGCCCGTGGCCGCGCGCCGCGCATTCCTCGGCGCGGCCGTGGGCGCGGCCGGCGCTGCGGGCGTGGCGGTGGTCTCTCCGCCGCTGGGCCTGTGGCCGTCGCTCGGCGAATGGAACGCGGACTACCGCACGGCCACCGGCGAGCAGCGCGCGGTGCAGGTGGCCGAGGGCGTCGACCTGACGCTCAACACGCAGACCAGCGTGCAGCGCCGCAGCGTCGAGGGCCGCGTCGTCGGCATCGACCTGATCGCGGGCGAGGCTGCGGTCGATCTGGTGGCCGGGCCGCAGCCCTTCGGCGTCGTGGCGGGCGCGGCGCGCAGCGAGGCGCAGGCCGGTCGTTTCGAGGTGCGCTATCTCGCGGGCCGGGGCTGCGTGACCTGCCTCGAGGGGCGCGTGCGTGTCACGCACCCGAGCGGCACGCGCGAGTTGCAGGCCGGCGAGCAGGTGCTGTACGACGCGGGCGCGCTCGGGCCGGTGGCGGGCGTGGCAACCGGAGAGCCTTCGGCCTGGCGCAGCGGCGTGCTGGTGTTCCGCCAGACGCCGCTGGCGCATGTGATCGACGAGATCAACCGCTACCGGCCGGGCCGCGTGGTGCTGCTGGCGCAGCGCCTGGCGGGGCGCGAAGTCAGCGGGCGTTTCGCCATCGCCTCGCTCGACACGGTGCTGGTGCAGATCCAGCGCTCGTACGACCTGGAGGCGCGCGCGCTGCCGGGCGGCGTGCTGCTCCTTAGCTGA
- a CDS encoding trypsin-like peptidase domain-containing protein: MSRAPERSHRRGLCVALLGLAAAVPLHAAMPWPVPGLAALVKAYGPAVVHIGVERPSVPARRYSDRWLLRAPPAEADDSSLGSGFLVSADGLILTNAHVVAHGTQIRVKLPDRREFQARLIGLDALADVALLKIDATGLPTVRIGDPAGLEPGDGVAAIGSPYGFGNSVTAGIVSAKGRLLPGAESMQFLQTDVPINPGNSGGPLFNLRGEVIGINSRIYSRSGGYQGLSFAIPIDAAMRIKDQLLATGTVTRGRIGVAVQEVGQALADTFRLPRPAGALVTDVEPRGAAARGGLKTGDVILSVQGREVVQAADALGFIAEQVPGQRARLMVWRDRAEHVVEVKVEGYDTPRLQGDAAAASMPSRLGFAVRPLAPAERQFLRVEGGLLVQRVNVAASRAGVQPGDVILALNGQPIDSAQALAQALDEADGAAALLVQRAGARIFVPICARPGSPKC, from the coding sequence TTGTCGCGCGCACCTGAGCGGTCGCACCGGCGCGGCCTGTGCGTGGCGCTGCTGGGCCTTGCGGCGGCAGTACCGCTGCACGCCGCCATGCCGTGGCCCGTGCCGGGGCTCGCGGCACTGGTCAAGGCCTACGGGCCGGCCGTGGTCCACATCGGCGTGGAGCGGCCGTCGGTGCCGGCGCGCCGCTACAGCGACCGCTGGCTGCTGCGCGCGCCGCCGGCAGAGGCCGACGACAGCAGCCTGGGCAGCGGCTTCCTGGTGAGTGCCGACGGGCTCATCTTGACCAACGCGCACGTGGTCGCGCACGGCACGCAGATACGCGTGAAGCTGCCCGACCGGCGCGAGTTCCAGGCGCGCCTGATCGGCCTCGATGCGCTGGCCGACGTGGCGCTGCTGAAGATCGACGCGACCGGCTTGCCCACGGTGCGCATCGGCGACCCGGCGGGCCTGGAACCCGGCGACGGCGTGGCGGCCATCGGTTCGCCCTACGGCTTCGGCAACTCGGTGACGGCCGGCATCGTCAGCGCCAAGGGGCGGCTGCTGCCGGGCGCGGAGTCGATGCAGTTCCTGCAGACCGACGTGCCGATCAACCCCGGCAACTCGGGCGGGCCGCTGTTCAACCTGCGCGGCGAGGTGATCGGCATCAACTCGCGCATCTACAGCCGCAGCGGCGGCTACCAGGGGCTGTCGTTCGCCATTCCCATCGACGCCGCGATGCGCATCAAGGACCAGCTGCTGGCCACCGGCACCGTCACGCGCGGGCGCATCGGCGTGGCTGTGCAGGAGGTGGGGCAGGCGCTGGCCGACACCTTCCGCCTGCCGCGCCCGGCCGGCGCGCTGGTGACCGACGTGGAGCCGCGCGGCGCGGCGGCGCGGGGCGGGCTGAAGACCGGCGACGTGATCCTGTCGGTGCAGGGCCGCGAGGTGGTGCAGGCGGCCGACGCGCTCGGCTTCATCGCCGAGCAGGTGCCGGGGCAGCGCGCGCGCCTCATGGTGTGGCGCGACCGCGCCGAGCATGTGGTCGAGGTGAAGGTGGAGGGCTACGACACGCCGCGCCTGCAGGGCGATGCGGCGGCGGCTTCGATGCCCTCACGGCTGGGCTTCGCGGTGCGTCCGCTGGCACCGGCCGAGCGGCAGTTTCTGCGCGTGGAGGGCGGGCTGCTGGTGCAGCGCGTGAACGTCGCGGCGTCGCGCGCGGGCGTGCAGCCGGGCGACGTGATCCTGGCGCTCAACGGCCAGCCGATCGACAGCGCGCAAGCGTTGGCACAGGCGCTCGATGAGGCGGATGGCGCGGCGGCGTTGCTGGTGCAGCGCGCGGGCGCGCGGATCTTCGTGCCGATCTGCGCGCGGCCGGGGTCGCCGAAGTGCTGA
- a CDS encoding secretin and TonB N-terminal domain-containing protein — MTARAQSEVAPRRPHDARIAFDIAAQPLATALEQYGRVTGLPVFFDAERVAGRHAAPVQGVFDAQAALDALLAGTGLVADDAGVGATTAFVLKLAPAVPKPAQPIDAVRTAPATVDRGYDGLVQTRIWEALCAHPRAAPGGYRAAMRFVIDGTGRIAHAFLLHTSGDRVRDDAILDTLRQLRIDRAPPPDMAQPLTMLILPRSQTPGLECPVRH; from the coding sequence ATGACCGCCCGCGCGCAGTCCGAGGTGGCACCGCGTCGGCCGCACGACGCGCGCATCGCCTTCGACATCGCGGCCCAGCCGCTGGCCACGGCGCTGGAGCAGTACGGCCGCGTGACCGGGCTGCCCGTGTTCTTCGATGCCGAACGCGTGGCCGGTCGCCATGCCGCGCCCGTGCAGGGGGTGTTCGATGCGCAGGCCGCACTCGATGCATTGCTCGCGGGCACGGGCCTGGTCGCCGACGACGCCGGTGTGGGAGCGACGACCGCCTTCGTGCTCAAGCTCGCGCCTGCTGTGCCGAAGCCGGCACAGCCGATCGACGCGGTGCGAACCGCACCTGCGACTGTTGATCGCGGCTACGACGGGCTGGTCCAGACCCGCATCTGGGAAGCCTTGTGCGCCCACCCGCGCGCGGCGCCGGGCGGCTACCGCGCCGCGATGCGTTTCGTGATCGACGGCACCGGCCGCATCGCCCATGCATTCCTGCTGCACACGAGCGGCGACCGTGTGCGCGACGACGCCATCCTCGACACCCTGCGGCAGCTGCGCATCGATCGCGCACCGCCGCCGGACATGGCGCAGCCGCTCACGATGCTCATCCTGCCGCGCTCGCAGACGCCCGGGCTCGAATGCCCGGTGCGGCACTGA
- a CDS encoding S1 family peptidase, whose translation MPPLLLSSAGPRPPSWAPFLLALAFAALAGAAHGAPPEATASGVFLNAAGDVLTARHAVADCRSLFALKNAQVAQARVIAESEELDIAVLRTTLTPYLHATLATGERASAAGSVGVFAEAYAVLQRMPDRAALLSNALTVPGVPGAEGLQLLSGVQPGASGSAVLGADGLLLGVVVERVAAAPHASGMVLSRAASAAGVGGGVTRVRAVPASRLRDFLDAHGIAYTHSREPQLGPQQSPAARASTLSVGVLCG comes from the coding sequence ATGCCCCCTCTGCTGTTGTCTTCTGCCGGCCCCCGCCCGCCCTCGTGGGCGCCGTTCCTGCTCGCCCTGGCGTTCGCTGCCCTGGCCGGCGCGGCGCATGGCGCGCCGCCCGAGGCCACCGCGAGTGGCGTGTTCCTCAACGCCGCCGGCGACGTGCTGACCGCGCGCCATGCGGTGGCGGACTGCCGTTCGCTGTTCGCCCTCAAGAACGCGCAGGTGGCGCAGGCCCGCGTGATCGCCGAGAGCGAAGAACTCGACATCGCGGTGCTGCGCACCACCCTCACGCCGTATCTGCACGCCACGCTCGCGACGGGTGAGCGCGCGTCGGCCGCGGGCAGCGTGGGCGTGTTCGCCGAGGCCTACGCTGTGCTGCAGCGCATGCCCGACCGCGCCGCGTTGCTGAGCAACGCCCTGACCGTGCCCGGCGTGCCCGGCGCAGAAGGCCTGCAGCTGCTGTCGGGTGTGCAACCCGGCGCCAGCGGCAGCGCGGTGCTGGGCGCCGACGGCCTGCTGCTCGGCGTGGTGGTCGAGCGTGTCGCCGCCGCGCCGCATGCGTCGGGCATGGTGCTCAGCCGCGCGGCCTCGGCCGCGGGCGTGGGGGGCGGCGTGACGCGGGTGCGCGCGGTGCCGGCCTCGCGCCTGCGCGACTTCCTGGACGCCCACGGCATCGCGTACACGCACAGCCGCGAACCGCAGCTCGGCCCCCAGCAGTCGCCCGCCGCGCGGGCCTCGACCCTGTCGGTCGGCGTGCTGTGCGGCTGA